A window from Dehalobacter sp. DCA encodes these proteins:
- a CDS encoding nucleotide sugar dehydrogenase, whose amino-acid sequence MLEVKNVITQNHPVALELKKKIENHTARIGVIGLGYVGLPLAVEKGKVGFPVLGFDINAEKVAMVSAGENYIGDVKDEELKELVDKKILQATTDFAKLADCDVVIICVPTPLTITRDPDISYMKASAEEVGKTIRQGQLITLESTTYPGTTQEVILPILEQSGLKVGIDFFLAFSPERVDPGNKRFSTKNTSKVVGGVTPYCLEIAYTLYAQTIVNVVPVSSPAAAELTKVFENTYRAVNIALVNEMMLLCDRMGLDVWEIVEAASTKPFGIHTFYPGPGVGGHCIPIDPFYLTWKAREYDFHTRFIELAGEINVEVSSYVVNKVYRALNSLNKSVKDAKLLVVGVAYKKDIEDVRESPALIIMELLRKEGAVLSYHDPYVPVIEPHGGSTMHLESIALTPDVLQEADCVLIITDHSTIDYEQIVQYAPLVVDTRNATKDVRQMREKIFKI is encoded by the coding sequence ATGCTGGAAGTTAAAAATGTCATTACGCAGAATCATCCTGTTGCCCTGGAACTTAAAAAGAAAATTGAAAACCATACCGCCCGGATCGGCGTGATCGGTCTTGGTTACGTTGGCCTGCCACTGGCAGTTGAGAAAGGTAAGGTTGGTTTCCCGGTTCTCGGATTTGATATTAATGCCGAGAAAGTTGCCATGGTATCAGCCGGAGAAAATTATATCGGAGATGTCAAGGACGAGGAGCTTAAAGAACTTGTCGATAAAAAGATCCTTCAGGCAACCACTGATTTTGCCAAGCTTGCTGACTGTGATGTGGTGATCATTTGTGTACCGACACCGCTGACCATTACCAGGGATCCGGATATTTCCTATATGAAAGCTTCCGCTGAGGAAGTCGGAAAAACCATTCGTCAGGGGCAGCTTATCACACTTGAGAGCACGACATATCCTGGAACCACGCAGGAAGTGATCCTGCCGATTCTGGAACAGTCGGGGCTTAAAGTCGGGATAGACTTTTTCCTGGCCTTCTCGCCGGAAAGAGTTGACCCCGGCAACAAGCGTTTTTCAACGAAGAACACCTCCAAAGTTGTCGGCGGCGTAACGCCTTACTGCCTGGAGATTGCTTATACCTTATATGCACAGACCATTGTGAATGTCGTACCGGTCAGCTCACCGGCTGCAGCCGAACTCACCAAAGTATTTGAAAATACCTACCGCGCAGTCAATATCGCACTCGTAAATGAAATGATGCTGTTATGCGACCGGATGGGGCTTGATGTTTGGGAGATCGTCGAGGCTGCTTCAACGAAACCTTTTGGTATCCATACGTTTTATCCGGGACCGGGTGTTGGCGGCCACTGCATTCCGATTGATCCGTTCTACCTTACCTGGAAAGCCAGAGAGTATGACTTCCATACCCGCTTTATTGAACTGGCCGGCGAGATCAATGTTGAAGTCTCTTCTTATGTCGTCAATAAAGTATACCGGGCTTTAAATTCCCTGAATAAGAGCGTTAAAGATGCCAAACTCCTGGTCGTAGGTGTCGCCTATAAAAAGGATATTGAGGATGTCCGTGAATCACCGGCCCTGATCATTATGGAACTCCTGCGCAAGGAAGGCGCCGTTTTAAGCTACCATGACCCCTACGTACCGGTCATTGAGCCACATGGCGGCAGCACCATGCATCTGGAAAGCATCGCGCTAACCCCGGATGTATTGCAGGAGGCTGACTGCGTCTTAATTATTACTGACCACAGTACTATCGACTACGAACAAATCGTCCAATATGCGCCGTTAGTCGTTGATACGCGCAATGCGACCAAAGACGTGCGGCAGATGCGTGAAAAAATATTCAAGATCTAA
- a CDS encoding polysaccharide biosynthesis protein: MAHPKRTLFFMLTDAILINLALFLSFYLRLSEEADLQVEFVKYLGTYLNAAIVSTFVLIVVFHFFGLYKNIWRYASVRELLSIVYAVTVGAALTVMVVYFISPLRLPHSVSVYFWLMLIVLIGGLRFSQRMRQENAIFAVSNRSQRKVLIIGAGDAGVLALRELKKRDFQEGVPVGFIDDSKSKINLHVQGFPVLGSRDDIRRIVEDYAVDEIIIAIPSADGETVREIVEICKETRAVLKIMPGVYDILSGKITVSSLREVQVEDLLGREQVSVDLEEVAGYLKNQVVLVTGAGGSIGSELCRQIVKFFPSKLILAGHGENCIFDIEQELKNSPIVTEIFDIKDAGKVNLVFEKYKPYVVFHAAAHKHVPLMEVNPEEALKNNVMGTSNLAAAADKNGVRTFVLISTDKAVNPTSIMGASKRMAEMVIQDYDKRSETKFVAVRFGNVLGSRGSVIPTFKKQIMAGGPVTVTDPRMTRYFMTIPEASQLVIQAGAMASGGEIFILDMGKPVKIVDLAKDLIRLSGFEPGKDIQIEFTGVRPGEKLFEEILTSEEGTTATKHKRIFVARPNHIDHEAIEGLVQKIRERGSYMDREEINTSIRTLLPDFGKTINTQAAQS; this comes from the coding sequence GTGGCACATCCCAAACGCACCCTATTTTTCATGCTTACCGATGCTATACTGATTAATCTTGCCCTTTTTTTAAGCTTCTACCTGCGCCTTTCCGAAGAGGCTGATTTGCAGGTGGAGTTTGTTAAATATTTGGGTACTTATTTGAATGCCGCGATCGTATCAACTTTTGTGCTCATCGTGGTGTTTCACTTCTTTGGGTTGTATAAAAATATTTGGCGATATGCCAGTGTCAGAGAGCTTCTTTCTATTGTCTACGCTGTAACCGTCGGTGCGGCGCTTACAGTCATGGTGGTCTATTTTATTTCCCCGCTCAGACTTCCGCATTCGGTCAGCGTTTACTTCTGGCTGATGTTGATTGTTTTGATCGGCGGACTGCGGTTCAGTCAGAGGATGCGCCAGGAGAATGCTATTTTTGCTGTATCCAACAGATCACAGCGAAAAGTGCTCATTATCGGAGCCGGTGACGCGGGCGTTCTTGCTTTACGGGAACTCAAGAAAAGAGATTTTCAAGAAGGTGTACCCGTCGGTTTTATTGACGACAGCAAAAGCAAAATTAATCTTCATGTTCAAGGATTTCCGGTGTTGGGTTCCCGTGACGACATCCGGCGGATTGTTGAGGACTATGCTGTTGACGAGATTATCATCGCGATCCCTTCTGCCGATGGAGAGACTGTCAGGGAGATCGTGGAAATATGCAAGGAGACCCGGGCGGTCTTAAAGATTATGCCCGGCGTATACGACATCCTGAGCGGCAAGATTACGGTGAGTTCTTTAAGGGAAGTACAGGTCGAAGACCTGCTGGGACGTGAACAGGTATCGGTGGATCTGGAAGAGGTGGCAGGCTACCTGAAAAACCAGGTTGTCCTGGTGACCGGTGCCGGAGGCTCCATCGGATCGGAACTTTGCAGGCAGATTGTCAAGTTTTTCCCCTCTAAGCTTATTCTGGCTGGTCACGGAGAAAACTGTATTTTTGATATTGAACAGGAACTGAAGAATTCCCCGATAGTGACGGAGATTTTTGATATTAAGGACGCCGGTAAGGTTAACCTTGTTTTTGAAAAGTACAAGCCTTACGTGGTTTTCCATGCAGCCGCGCACAAGCATGTGCCGCTGATGGAGGTAAATCCTGAGGAAGCATTGAAAAATAATGTTATGGGCACGAGCAATCTGGCTGCAGCGGCCGACAAAAACGGAGTCAGGACGTTTGTACTGATCTCCACGGATAAGGCGGTCAACCCTACCAGTATCATGGGTGCATCTAAAAGGATGGCCGAGATGGTCATCCAGGACTATGACAAGAGATCTGAGACCAAGTTTGTCGCCGTTCGCTTCGGCAATGTTCTCGGAAGCCGCGGAAGCGTCATCCCGACATTTAAAAAGCAGATTATGGCGGGGGGACCGGTAACGGTAACGGATCCTAGGATGACCCGTTACTTTATGACTATCCCCGAAGCAAGCCAACTGGTCATTCAGGCCGGCGCGATGGCCTCAGGCGGAGAAATTTTTATTCTTGATATGGGCAAGCCTGTGAAGATCGTTGATCTGGCCAAGGACCTTATCCGTTTATCAGGTTTTGAACCGGGTAAAGATATTCAGATTGAGTTTACCGGCGTGAGACCGGGTGAGAAACTTTTTGAAGAAATTCTGACTTCGGAAGAAGGAACGACAGCAACGAAACATAAACGTATTTTCGTAGCAAGGCCCAACCATATTGATCATGAGGCGATTGAAGGACTGGTGCAGAAAATACGCGAACGTGGCAGCTATATGGACAGGGAGGAAATCAACACTTCCATCAGGACGCTTCTTCCTGACTTTGGGAAGACCATTAATACTCAGGCAGCGCAGTCCTGA
- a CDS encoding cell wall-binding repeat-containing protein encodes MRSKKYIRLFLTVLFSILLLIPARPLPVQAANQNPTPEEISQIFDQVALEEKVPAEILKAIAFKESGWRQWNSSGNVVTGGSGSRPYLGIMQIGVYDPSDSETINHLKTDIAYNIAYGAEVLKSKWNMTPTIGDGDPGKLENWYFAIWAYNSWSTVNNPNTAAASGRVAYQDKILKLIATDYYESLTDPVSITPVPKSLLPAGTLPSKNSVWKTPEPIHYAGYTLGLPMISRSQNNLLLSTVKRISGMDRIDTAVKIAYEGWPYGCETVVIARSDAFADALAGVSLAKQNHAPILLTSRDQLDQRVENALTVLKPLKVIILGGETALSSGVENRLKEVVSWTEDFERIAGQDRYETAALIASHFPEGSGVAVATGSNFPDALGIASAAAAKGYPLLLTAKDSLPQATAELLQTLKPSELYIAGGEGAVSAGVAGSITGIAGLSADKVRRFAGNNRYNTSLTVVQSLYPDAQKIYLATGEGFPDALAGAALAANMDTPLLLIPTEGPAAGSDTEKYFQSISPDVELVVFGGKSVISDNAIIRIKYQMVKI; translated from the coding sequence ATGCGTTCGAAAAAATATATCCGGTTATTCCTGACCGTGCTTTTCAGCATTTTGCTGCTGATTCCGGCCAGGCCGCTGCCTGTTCAGGCAGCAAACCAGAATCCTACTCCCGAGGAGATATCCCAGATCTTTGACCAGGTGGCCCTGGAGGAGAAAGTTCCTGCGGAGATCCTCAAAGCGATTGCGTTCAAAGAATCAGGCTGGCGTCAATGGAATAGTTCGGGCAATGTTGTGACGGGGGGCTCAGGCAGCAGGCCTTACCTCGGCATTATGCAGATTGGGGTATATGATCCTTCCGATTCAGAGACGATTAACCACCTGAAAACGGATATTGCCTATAATATTGCCTATGGGGCTGAAGTCCTCAAATCCAAGTGGAATATGACACCGACGATCGGAGACGGAGACCCCGGAAAACTGGAAAACTGGTATTTTGCGATTTGGGCCTACAACAGCTGGTCTACCGTCAATAATCCGAATACTGCGGCTGCTTCAGGCAGAGTAGCCTACCAGGATAAAATCCTAAAACTGATTGCCACCGATTATTATGAGAGTCTGACTGATCCTGTTAGTATCACACCGGTGCCGAAGTCGCTGCTGCCGGCGGGGACACTGCCATCAAAGAATTCTGTCTGGAAGACGCCCGAACCGATTCACTATGCTGGTTACACTCTGGGCCTTCCCATGATTTCCAGAAGTCAAAACAATTTGCTGCTCTCAACTGTGAAAAGAATTTCCGGCATGGACCGGATCGACACAGCTGTAAAAATTGCTTATGAAGGGTGGCCTTACGGTTGTGAGACGGTCGTAATCGCGAGATCCGATGCTTTCGCAGACGCCTTGGCCGGTGTATCCCTGGCGAAACAGAATCATGCGCCAATTCTTCTTACTTCAAGGGACCAGCTTGACCAGCGGGTGGAAAACGCTTTAACGGTTCTGAAACCACTGAAAGTGATTATTCTTGGCGGTGAAACTGCGTTGTCATCTGGGGTGGAGAACAGACTGAAGGAAGTTGTTTCCTGGACAGAAGATTTTGAGCGGATAGCGGGTCAGGACAGATATGAGACCGCAGCGCTCATTGCGTCCCATTTTCCTGAAGGCAGCGGAGTTGCTGTTGCGACCGGATCAAACTTCCCGGATGCTTTAGGTATTGCTTCAGCTGCCGCGGCCAAAGGATATCCGCTGCTGCTGACGGCAAAAGACAGCCTGCCACAGGCAACCGCAGAACTTCTACAGACCCTGAAACCGTCTGAATTATATATTGCCGGCGGGGAGGGTGCGGTATCTGCCGGGGTCGCCGGCAGCATCACCGGCATCGCAGGTCTCTCCGCAGATAAAGTCCGGCGTTTTGCCGGTAATAACCGCTACAATACTTCGCTTACAGTCGTGCAGTCCCTGTATCCCGATGCCCAAAAAATCTATCTGGCAACCGGGGAGGGTTTCCCGGATGCTTTAGCGGGAGCAGCGCTTGCTGCGAATATGGATACGCCGCTGTTGCTGATTCCGACGGAAGGGCCTGCAGCCGGTTCCGATACCGAGAAATATTTTCAGAGTATCTCTCCGGACGTGGAACTGGTGGTTTTCGGAGGTAAATCCGTCATCAGTGACAATGCGATTATCCGGATCAAATACCAGATGGTTAAAATATAG
- a CDS encoding cell wall-binding repeat-containing protein, with protein sequence MFKRKPRALAVLLIVLLVLPVYSSGASGAEIQTYQNPALEVIAQKLETISRSKGIPSVLLKTIAYCESGWRQFDQNGEVVTGSTDGTSNPALGIMQITSYDSGDTEEVNKLKYDIDYNISRGADLLNQKWQIVPKIGDGDRNKLENWYFALWAYHGWLAYNNPNNAAARGEVAYQDAIIRKAATAYFPGLVAPVQITPVPAELLPLGTRPSSSQIWNTPEPYTLGDLTSSTVGTTTRISGQNRIDTVNQIALNGWPSGAQTVILTRSDAFPDALAGVPLAKKYNAPILLTSPDQLDQGVIEVLNTLKPAKVIILGGEKAVSKSVETRLKAVLTWTSDVSRIAGADRYQTAVLIAADFPKDASVAIATGLDFPDALSLATAAAANEMPLLLTSTRSLPEVTRQDLSKRSPGKIYIGGGEKVITAEVVTALTQTTGLSAGNIVRFAGSNRYETSVMIAEAFFPSTQEIYMVTGLDFADPLAAGALAATKNACLLLISPQGFTTNGPTENYLKKMASSTNVKVIGPEASISEYTVTRVKYLLRQM encoded by the coding sequence ATGTTCAAAAGAAAGCCAAGGGCGCTTGCGGTTCTGTTGATCGTATTGTTGGTTTTGCCGGTCTATAGTTCCGGTGCATCTGGGGCAGAGATTCAGACGTACCAAAATCCTGCCCTGGAAGTCATTGCCCAGAAGCTTGAAACGATTTCCAGAAGCAAGGGAATTCCGAGCGTACTGCTAAAAACAATTGCCTATTGTGAATCGGGTTGGAGACAGTTCGATCAAAATGGTGAAGTGGTAACCGGCAGCACCGACGGAACTTCGAATCCTGCCCTCGGAATCATGCAGATTACAAGTTATGATTCCGGAGATACCGAAGAAGTTAATAAGCTTAAATATGATATCGACTATAATATTTCCCGCGGCGCGGATCTGCTGAATCAAAAATGGCAGATAGTGCCGAAGATTGGTGATGGGGACCGCAACAAGCTGGAAAACTGGTATTTTGCGCTTTGGGCCTATCATGGCTGGTTAGCGTACAACAACCCGAATAATGCTGCTGCCAGAGGCGAGGTAGCTTATCAGGACGCGATCATTCGCAAAGCCGCGACAGCATATTTTCCGGGTTTGGTCGCGCCTGTCCAAATTACGCCGGTTCCCGCCGAACTTTTGCCGCTTGGCACGCGGCCGAGCAGCAGTCAGATCTGGAATACGCCTGAACCGTATACCCTGGGAGACTTAACTTCCAGCACAGTTGGCACAACTACCCGAATCTCAGGTCAGAACAGGATAGACACGGTCAATCAAATTGCCTTGAACGGATGGCCGAGTGGTGCCCAGACCGTCATTCTTACCCGTTCAGATGCATTTCCTGATGCTCTGGCCGGCGTGCCTCTGGCTAAAAAATATAACGCACCGATTTTGCTTACGAGCCCGGATCAACTTGATCAAGGTGTCATTGAGGTGTTGAATACCTTAAAGCCGGCAAAAGTGATTATTCTGGGTGGAGAGAAGGCTGTCAGCAAATCAGTTGAGACTAGACTCAAGGCCGTTTTGACCTGGACCTCTGATGTTTCCCGGATTGCCGGGGCGGACCGTTATCAGACAGCGGTACTGATTGCCGCTGATTTCCCCAAAGATGCCAGCGTGGCTATTGCTACGGGTCTGGATTTCCCGGATGCGTTAAGCCTGGCCACAGCTGCAGCTGCGAACGAAATGCCTCTGCTGCTGACTTCAACCCGGAGCCTGCCTGAGGTTACCAGACAGGACTTAAGCAAACGTTCACCGGGAAAGATCTATATTGGCGGCGGGGAAAAGGTCATTACCGCTGAAGTAGTGACAGCCCTGACGCAGACAACCGGATTGTCTGCGGGGAATATTGTGCGTTTTGCCGGGAGCAACCGTTATGAGACTTCGGTGATGATTGCGGAAGCGTTCTTTCCCAGTACGCAGGAGATTTATATGGTTACCGGACTCGATTTTGCAGATCCTCTCGCCGCTGGCGCCCTGGCCGCAACGAAGAATGCCTGTCTATTGTTGATTTCTCCGCAGGGATTCACGACAAACGGGCCAACAGAAAATTATCTAAAAAAGATGGCTTCTTCTACAAATGTTAAAGTGATCGGCCCGGAAGCTTCCATTTCGGAATATACGGTTACCCGCGTAAAATATTTACTTAGACAGATGTGA
- a CDS encoding SdpI family protein: protein MSENKELWMRRMLIFGSLMVLISLAVSLVVYPRLPDKVPVHWNAAGEIDGWGSAFQGAFLFPLMMAAMLILLVFLPKVDPKKKNYSRMSKPYTIIVLVIMLFFMLIHFGSLGTALGYFNSFPSFIQLGVGALFVIIGNYMGKLKHNYFAGIKTPWTLANEQVWYKTHRMAGPLWVIGGLIFMAASFLPSQFLTVTVMIVIAVLLIVPIGYSYWIFKRLDKEE from the coding sequence ATGTCGGAGAATAAAGAATTATGGATGCGCAGAATGCTTATTTTTGGCAGTCTGATGGTTCTCATAAGTTTGGCGGTTAGCTTGGTCGTTTATCCCCGTCTCCCGGATAAAGTTCCGGTGCACTGGAATGCAGCCGGAGAAATCGACGGCTGGGGCAGTGCTTTTCAGGGAGCTTTCCTGTTTCCGCTGATGATGGCAGCTATGCTGATCCTGCTCGTTTTCCTTCCGAAAGTGGATCCTAAGAAAAAGAACTATAGCCGGATGAGCAAACCGTATACCATCATTGTGCTTGTCATAATGCTGTTTTTTATGTTGATTCATTTTGGCTCGCTGGGCACGGCGCTCGGGTATTTTAACAGCTTTCCTTCCTTCATTCAATTGGGAGTCGGTGCCTTGTTTGTAATTATTGGGAACTATATGGGCAAACTAAAGCATAATTACTTTGCCGGAATCAAGACGCCATGGACGCTGGCCAATGAGCAAGTCTGGTACAAAACGCACCGGATGGCAGGACCGCTCTGGGTCATTGGCGGACTGATCTTTATGGCGGCAAGCTTCCTGCCTTCCCAGTTTCTGACCGTCACAGTGATGATTGTCATTGCAGTCCTGCTTATCGTTCCAATTGGATATTCTTATTGGATCTTTAAGAGATTGGATAAGGAAGAATAG
- a CDS encoding autorepressor SdpR family transcription factor produces the protein MSPYNDTFKALADPTRREMIRFLKERNMTAGEIADQFKISKPSISHHLNILKQAGLVTDERKGQTIVYALDTSVFEEVMRMMFDLFSRKDES, from the coding sequence ATGTCGCCGTATAATGATACGTTTAAAGCTTTGGCTGATCCGACCCGAAGAGAAATGATCCGCTTTTTGAAAGAACGAAATATGACGGCAGGGGAAATTGCAGATCAATTCAAGATCTCCAAACCAAGCATCTCCCATCATTTAAATATTTTGAAGCAGGCCGGGCTGGTTACAGATGAAAGAAAAGGGCAGACCATCGTCTATGCATTGGATACCTCTGTGTTTGAAGAAGTCATGCGGATGATGTTTGATTTGTTTTCCAGAAAAGATGAATCATAA